One Actinomadura viridis genomic region harbors:
- a CDS encoding LLM class F420-dependent oxidoreductase, whose product MGGSPMDIGRLGIWDSGLRMGDVGRNAEAAAELEELGYGALWLGGSPGVRHAVPLLEATSRIVVATGILSIWDHEPERVAEEQAGLDEAHPGRFLLGLGASHGALVGDRYARPYSAMIGYLDRLDAAGSPAGHRVLAALGPRMLAAARDRAAGAHPYLVTPEHTRRAREILGTGPLLAPEVKAVLDADPDRARAVARGHLEMYLALPNYTRNLLKLGFGEEDLVGGGSDALIDAVFAWGDPEAVGRRIAEHIDAGADHVTLQVVIPDQDRLPLREWRELAPLVTA is encoded by the coding sequence ATGGGAGGTTCGCCGATGGACATCGGCAGGTTGGGCATCTGGGACAGCGGCCTGCGCATGGGGGACGTGGGGCGCAACGCCGAGGCCGCGGCCGAACTGGAGGAACTGGGATACGGCGCCCTGTGGCTGGGCGGGAGCCCCGGTGTCAGGCATGCGGTCCCGCTGCTGGAGGCGACCTCGCGGATCGTCGTGGCCACCGGCATCCTCAGCATCTGGGACCACGAGCCCGAACGGGTCGCCGAGGAGCAGGCCGGTCTGGACGAGGCCCATCCGGGCCGCTTCCTCCTCGGCCTCGGTGCCAGCCACGGCGCGCTGGTGGGCGACCGCTACGCGCGCCCGTACTCGGCGATGATCGGCTACCTGGACCGGCTGGACGCGGCGGGGTCGCCGGCCGGCCACCGGGTGCTGGCGGCGCTGGGGCCCAGGATGCTCGCCGCCGCCCGGGACCGCGCCGCCGGCGCCCACCCGTACCTGGTCACGCCCGAGCACACCCGCCGGGCCCGCGAGATCCTCGGCACTGGCCCGCTGCTGGCGCCCGAGGTCAAGGCCGTCCTGGACGCAGACCCGGACCGGGCCCGCGCGGTCGCGCGCGGGCACCTGGAGATGTACCTGGCCCTGCCCAACTACACCAGGAACCTGCTGAAGCTGGGCTTCGGCGAGGAGGACCTGGTGGGCGGCGGCAGCGACGCCCTCATCGACGCGGTCTTCGCCTGGGGTGACCCGGAGGCCGTGGGCCGCCGGATCGCCGAGCACATCGATGCCGGCGCCGACCACGTGACGCTGCAGGTCGTCATACCGGACCAGGACCGGCTCCCGCTCCGCGAGTGGCGGGAGCTGGCGCCGCTGGTCACCGCCTGA
- a CDS encoding helix-turn-helix domain-containing protein has product MLDYPRDGGPTVLRILLGAQLRRLREARGMSTEEAGYEIRGSHSKISRMELGRVGFKERDVADLLTLYGVEDPEERDSLLQLAKEANTPGWWHRYGDVLPAWFETYLGLEGAASLLRSYEVQFIPGLLQTEDYARAVVRLGYHDASEEDVQRRVHLRMTRQERFTQPSGPTLWAVLDEAVLRRPLGGREVMRAQIRHLIDMTLKPNVTLQIVPFGAMEHAAVGGPFTILRFAEPGLSDVVFMEQLTSALYLDKPSDVDTYMRAMNNLCIAATRPDDTVKFLTTVLEQL; this is encoded by the coding sequence ATCCTCGACTACCCGCGTGACGGCGGGCCCACCGTGCTGCGCATCCTGCTCGGCGCGCAGCTGCGCCGGCTGCGCGAGGCGCGCGGGATGTCGACCGAGGAGGCCGGATACGAGATCCGGGGCTCCCACTCCAAGATCAGCCGGATGGAGCTCGGCCGGGTCGGGTTCAAGGAGCGGGACGTCGCCGACCTGCTCACCCTCTACGGTGTGGAGGACCCCGAGGAGCGCGACTCGCTGCTGCAGCTGGCCAAGGAGGCCAACACGCCCGGCTGGTGGCACCGCTACGGCGACGTGCTGCCCGCCTGGTTCGAGACCTACCTCGGCCTGGAGGGCGCCGCCTCCCTGCTCCGCTCCTACGAGGTGCAGTTCATTCCGGGCCTGCTGCAGACCGAGGACTACGCCCGCGCGGTCGTCCGGCTCGGCTATCACGACGCCTCCGAGGAGGACGTGCAGCGCCGCGTCCACCTGCGGATGACCAGGCAGGAACGTTTCACCCAGCCCTCGGGGCCGACGCTGTGGGCGGTCCTGGACGAGGCGGTGCTGCGGCGCCCGCTCGGCGGGCGCGAGGTCATGCGGGCCCAGATCCGGCATCTGATCGACATGACCCTCAAGCCCAACGTCACGCTGCAGATCGTGCCGTTCGGCGCGATGGAGCACGCGGCCGTCGGCGGCCCGTTCACCATCCTGCGGTTCGCCGAGCCCGGCCTGTCGGACGTGGTGTTCATGGAGCAGCTCACCAGCGCGCTCTACCTGGACAAGCCCTCGGACGTCGACACCTACATGCGGGCCATGAACAACCTGTGCATCGCGGCCACCCGGCCCGACGACACGGTGAAGTTCCTGACCACGGTGCTCGAACAGCTCTGA
- a CDS encoding ABC transporter permease → MNAILAAEWLKLRSVRSTYAALGVALALIVPGVLITWQAMLIWDGLSPERRAGFGLAQPAHLMAWAGSLSLGVLGVLSVSAEYRSGMIRTTFAVMPGRTAVLAAKAGLTGTVALAAGLALTLVTFLGTRLVIGDRPVPGHRTAIARELPELLLRGCTVAVYAVLGVALAVLLRSTAAAIIGLVVPWYPLPIIGNLLPGPWGERLGSFLPDALPEQILGEDNANSVYGGLLPPWAAAVAMAAYVVVPLLAAALVLNRRDA, encoded by the coding sequence ATGAACGCGATCCTGGCCGCCGAGTGGCTCAAGCTCCGCTCGGTCCGTTCCACCTACGCGGCGCTCGGCGTCGCGCTCGCCCTCATCGTGCCGGGCGTGCTGATCACCTGGCAGGCGATGCTCATCTGGGACGGGCTCTCCCCCGAGCGTCGTGCCGGATTCGGTCTCGCCCAGCCGGCCCATCTGATGGCGTGGGCGGGCAGCCTGTCCCTCGGCGTGCTGGGCGTCCTGTCCGTCAGCGCCGAGTACCGCAGCGGCATGATCCGCACCACGTTCGCCGTCATGCCGGGCCGCACCGCCGTCCTGGCGGCCAAGGCCGGGCTGACCGGCACGGTCGCGCTGGCCGCCGGGCTGGCGCTCACGCTGGTCACCTTCCTGGGAACCCGGCTGGTCATCGGCGACCGGCCCGTTCCCGGCCATCGGACGGCGATCGCCCGGGAGCTGCCCGAACTGCTTCTGCGAGGGTGCACGGTGGCGGTGTACGCGGTGCTCGGGGTGGCGCTGGCCGTCCTGCTGCGTTCCACCGCGGCGGCGATCATCGGCCTCGTGGTCCCGTGGTATCCGCTGCCGATTATCGGCAACCTGCTTCCCGGACCGTGGGGCGAGCGTCTCGGATCGTTCCTGCCCGACGCGCTCCCCGAGCAGATCCTCGGCGAGGACAACGCGAACTCGGTGTACGGGGGCCTGCTGCCGCCCTGGGCCGCGGCGGTGGCGATGGCGGCCTACGTGGTGGTTCCCTTGCTCGCGGCGGCCCTCGTCCTGAATCGCAGGGACGCCTGA
- a CDS encoding ABC transporter permease subunit — protein sequence MNRLSGGTPGPGPGPGPGPGPGPGEAGARIATGDRTRRGRPEELIDALAAEWIKLRSLRSTAFLLATVLAFLLLCALWSWYATRYWDGLSPERRASARAAPPEQPLVLALPICAAVLGTLTITSEYATGTIRGALAAVPRRGTLLTAKVVVLGAVTAVTALVCVTAAVAAGHAIAGDRPFPEFRTPVTGQVAHLLALAAATTMIALVACGIGTALRSTAATVTAVVISLMVLPPLTNLVPSPWGPRLASALPASLADQIAAAPARTQDPGVLSPAAAVAVMAVYVAAALALGAVTFVRRDP from the coding sequence CGGGGCCGGGGCCGGGGCCGGGTGAGGCCGGCGCCCGCATCGCCACCGGCGACCGTACGCGCCGTGGCAGGCCGGAGGAGCTGATCGACGCGCTCGCGGCCGAGTGGATCAAGCTGCGCTCCCTGCGGTCGACCGCCTTCCTCCTCGCGACGGTGCTCGCGTTCCTGCTCCTGTGCGCGCTGTGGTCGTGGTACGCGACGCGCTACTGGGACGGGCTCTCCCCCGAGCGCCGGGCGTCCGCCCGCGCTGCACCCCCGGAGCAGCCGCTGGTCCTGGCGCTGCCGATCTGCGCCGCCGTGCTCGGCACGCTCACGATCACCTCCGAGTACGCCACCGGGACGATCCGCGGCGCCCTGGCGGCCGTCCCCCGCCGCGGCACTCTGCTCACGGCCAAGGTCGTGGTCCTGGGCGCCGTCACGGCGGTGACCGCGCTGGTGTGCGTGACCGCGGCGGTGGCGGCCGGGCACGCGATCGCCGGCGACCGGCCGTTCCCGGAGTTCCGGACGCCGGTGACGGGGCAGGTGGCCCATCTGCTCGCACTGGCCGCGGCGACGACCATGATCGCCCTGGTCGCCTGCGGGATCGGCACGGCGCTGCGGTCCACCGCCGCGACCGTCACGGCCGTCGTGATCTCGCTGATGGTGCTCCCGCCGCTCACGAACCTGGTGCCCTCGCCGTGGGGCCCGCGCCTGGCGTCGGCGCTGCCGGCGAGCCTCGCCGACCAGATCGCCGCCGCGCCCGCCCGGACCCAGGATCCGGGAGTCCTGTCCCCGGCGGCGGCGGTCGCGGTGATGGCGGTGTACGTGGCCGCCGCCCTGGCGCTGGGGGCCGTCACCTTCGTCCGGAGGGACCCGTGA